A portion of the Mesobacillus jeotgali genome contains these proteins:
- a CDS encoding GNAT family N-acetyltransferase has protein sequence MKVRKAAIEDSAAIAGVHIKSWKETYQGLVSQEYLDSLKVEDRQPLWEKSLTETPDKSPVFVAVNPEGEIVGFASFGKERTGKFHADGELYAIYILKKYQRKRIGLKLLEVGLEEMLRQKYGSMLVWVLNDNESRKFYESLQPEKAGEEKIEIAGKEFAESAYVWKDSKLLHKTVKEKTMRG, from the coding sequence TTGAAGGTCAGAAAAGCTGCGATAGAAGATTCAGCTGCAATAGCAGGGGTGCATATAAAAAGCTGGAAAGAAACTTATCAAGGGTTAGTTAGCCAAGAATATCTTGATTCTCTAAAGGTAGAGGACCGTCAACCTCTATGGGAAAAGAGTCTTACGGAAACTCCCGATAAATCCCCTGTGTTTGTAGCTGTTAATCCTGAAGGAGAAATAGTGGGGTTTGCATCCTTTGGGAAAGAGCGAACAGGCAAATTCCATGCTGATGGCGAGCTATATGCCATCTACATCCTGAAAAAGTACCAACGAAAACGGATCGGTTTAAAGCTTCTTGAAGTGGGATTAGAGGAAATGTTAAGGCAAAAATATGGTTCCATGCTCGTGTGGGTCCTTAACGACAATGAAAGCCGCAAGTTTTATGAAAGTCTCCAACCGGAAAAGGCAGGAGAAGAGAAGATTGAAATTGCAGGAAAAGAATTTGCCGAATCGGCATATGTATGGAAGGATTCAAAATTACTGCATAAGACAGTAAAAGAAAA